Proteins found in one Amphiura filiformis chromosome 14, Afil_fr2py, whole genome shotgun sequence genomic segment:
- the LOC140169810 gene encoding uncharacterized protein produces the protein MTNVTSCIQTASSAGHAESHLGSDEGQTNFSRQQTARGSFIKAWIEAIEMAKEELKEEDSPEASKDEFTFSVEPVGLNFAVDVSDDVMEDEMMLMADMGMTYFFKVEKKKKFKFCWNALWCFLLGAIQVVTGVLVIGFSLGAAATLGTGLISEGISDLIEGTIGMATGAFSWAQWAISKAISLTTSLVASGLSALKKAAKTAWKGVKGAASGLKGAANVATKTATKQTLKTCLKTATKYAVQEVGKQIVMRGVSLLWDKASTGILEYIFKEHFHDTITENLKRSERLNGILRVVIEQNMPTKPSELDKDKLNDLVKYTCDKALGKVLNKFKVFNEIGSHMDRWNGLMSAVASRKSGNLAQLISIGNEIYQYTRMVAELVQDWPTADYMKDEVASALAQEITEVFKLPNTNDNAGQYSDVHDRLYISICEIVTDGFTSKITHLLVSVSKRHACQYVSGKLGTVTANALGRADVNQQLTDQSHSWEMKVDAEDTKPAQTNFSQEEVNQVNELVREATDPSKPANDLHLNILVQSGLIEGGRGIIIDIVDEKTGKNVTSNQFEGKPGTEPIRLRLVQTKEGERSFLQKCSGKVSSYSGHFQRLDQHGNVVQGQTGDGSNQNCLFDAITHGTGTNPNNLRQQVGEQIKSDPRRWKEPAMRQHQFSLAYSNSSLFSTRGGQSIYKQKTYQSLKTDIQAYNKSYKENGGKLNNLSEEEQRLQLGRTDEYNSRKTDAKQRNVSQTQQDHIPAKACLDPKSAGQSLAMTVRTEHHKAALSTGNGKDSQYARDYVKSLLQNGNENEARLVSYAIAHPEVSNCIRQKTGFEAKEIGPHSTSYYTPGFLTHAAATSTKSMQVGQDKKDTISNDVAYIKSFETPSNIVNTKQMNGLIHYIRRRKQD, from the exons ATGACTAACGTCACGTCATGTATTCAAACAGCGTCATCAGCAGGTCACGCAGAATCTCACCTTGGATCAGATGAAGGACAGACGAATTTCAGTAGACAACAAACTGCTCGTGGTAGCTTCATAAAGGCATGGATTGAGGCTATAGAAATGGCAAAAGAAGAGCTAAAAGAGGAAGACAGTCCAGAGGCATCAAAAGATGAATTTACCTTCAGCGTTGAGCCTGTCGGCTTAAACTTTGCGGTAGACGTGTCCGATGACGTCATGGAAGACGAGATGATGCTGATGGCTGACATGGGAATGACCTACTTCTTTAAAgtggaaaagaagaaaaaattcaaGTTTTGTTGGAATGCATTATGGTGCTTCTTACTAGGTGCTATTCAAGTAGTAACAGGTGTATTGGTGATTGGATTCTCTCTTGGGGCTGCGGCAACATTGGGTACAGGACTGATTAGCGAAGGTATTTCGGATTTGATTGAGGGGACGATTGGAATGGCTACTGGCGCCTTTTCGTGGGCTCAATGGGCCATTTCCAAGGCCATAAGTTTGACTACATCTCTAGTAGCAAGTGGGCTCAGTGCTTTGAAAAAGGCCGCAAAGACTGCGTGGAAGGGAGTAAAGGGAGCAGCTAGTGGGCTCAAAGGGGCAGCTAATGTAGCAACAAAAACCGCAACAAAACAAACTTTAAAAACATGCCTTAAGACAGCCACTAAGTATGCAGTGCAAGAAGTAGGAAAACAGATCGTGATGAGAGGTGTTTCACTACTTTGGGACAAAGCTTCCACTGGAATTCTGGAATACATTTTTAAAGAGCACTTTCATGACACCATCACAGAAAACTTAAAGCGTTCAGAACGTTTAAATGGAATATTGCGGGTAGTGATCGAACAAAATATGCCTACCAAACCTTCAGAATTAGATAAGGACAAACTCAACGATCTAGTCAAATATACGTGTGATAAAGCTCTTGGTAAGGTATTGAACAAATTCAAAGTGTTTAATGAAATTGGCTCTCATATGGACAGATGGAATGGGTTGATGTCAGCTGTTGCTTCGAGAAAAAGTGGTAATTTAGCTCAGCTGATATCAATTGGGAACGAGATATATCAGTACACGCGTATGGTCGCTGAGCTTGTTCAGGATTGGCCTACGGCTGACTATATGAAAGACGAAGTAGCTTCAGCGTTAGCACAAGAAATAACCGAAGTTTTTAAGCTCCCAAACACAAATGATAACGCAGGTCAGTATTCTGATGTACATGATCGTCTCTACATATCCATATGCGAGATAGTGACTGATGGGTTTACCAGCAAAATTACCCACTTGTTGGTTTCCGTTAGCAAAAGACATGCTTGTCAATATGTATCGGGAAAATTGGGTACAGTGACTGCTAATGCGTTGGGTAGAGCTGACGTCAACCAGCAGCTTACAGATCAGAGTCATAGTTGGGAAATGAAAGTTGACGCAGAAGACACAAAACCCGCACAAACAAATTTTAGTCAAGAAGAGGTAAATCAAGTCAATGAGCTGGTTAGAGAAGCTACAGATCCATCGAAGCCAGCTAATGACCTTCATCTTAACATACTCGTGCAAAGTGGGTTAATCGAAGGCGGTAGAGGCATTATTATAGACATAGTTGACGAGAAAACAGGGAAAAATGTCACATCAAACCAGTTCGAAGGAAAACCTGGAACAGAACCAATCCGGTTGCGTTTGGTTCAAACGAAAGAAGG AGAAAGATCATTCCTACAGAAATGTTCAGGAAAGGTCAGTTCCTACAGCGGTCATTTTCAGCGATTGGATCAACATGGCAATGTTGTACAAGGACAAACAGGTGACGGTAGCAATCAGAACTGTTTATTCGATGCCATCACGCATGGAACTGGAACAAATCCCAATAATCTGCGACAACAAGTCGGTGAACAG ATAAAGTCAGATCCAAGGAGATGGAAAGAGCCCGCCATGCGTCAACATCAATTCAGTCTTGCCTACAGCAACTCGAGTTTGTTCTCAACAAGAGGAGGGCAAAGTATTTATAAGCAAAAGACctatcaaagtttaaaaactgACATACAAGCTTATAACAAATCATACAAAGAGAACGGTGGCAAATTGAATAATCTGAGCGAGGAAGAACAAAGATTACAGCTTGGTCGAACAGATGAATACAATag CCGCAAAACCGATGCAAAACAAAGAAACGTCTCACAAACTCAACAAGACCACATCCCTGCTAAAGCATGTCTGGATCCGAAATCAGCCGGACAAAGTTTGGCAATGACTGTAAGAACTGAACATCATAAGGCTGCACTTAGTACTGGCAATGGGAAAGATAGCCAATACGCAAG GGATTACGTGAAATCACTTTTGCAGAACGGAAATGAAAACGAAGCAAGGCTTGTGTCGTATGCAATAGCCCATCCGGAAGTGTCAAACTGTATCCGCCAGAAAACTG GTTTCGAAGCCAAGGAGATCGGTCCTCATTCCACAAGTTACTACACTCCTGGATTTCTCACCCATGCTGCAGCGACGTCAACAAAATCCATGCAAGTTGGGCAAGATAAAAAGGACACTATTTCAAACGATGTTGCCTATATAAAATCGTTTGAAACGCCTAGCAACATTGTCAACACAAAGCAAATGAACGGGTTGATTCATTATATTAGGAGGCGTAAGCaggattga